Proteins from a genomic interval of Rubinisphaera italica:
- a CDS encoding rod-binding protein, with product MTTKKAFQKFVASTFYKQMLKALRSTQQTVQYMDGGQAEQAFRSQLDQQISEDLAENHGAAFSDSLYESFRNNLDAKQAQAGSKINYLA from the coding sequence ATGACGACAAAAAAAGCGTTTCAGAAATTTGTGGCGAGTACTTTTTACAAGCAGATGCTCAAAGCATTACGGAGTACTCAGCAAACGGTGCAGTATATGGATGGTGGACAGGCCGAACAGGCGTTCCGATCGCAGCTTGATCAGCAGATTTCAGAAGACCTGGCAGAGAATCATGGAGCTGCTTTCAGCGATTCCCTGTACGAAAGCTTCCGTAATAATCTCGATGCGAAGCAGGCTCAAGCGGGCAGTAAAATTAACTATCTTGCCTAA
- the flgA gene encoding flagellar basal body P-ring formation chaperone FlgA, with amino-acid sequence MKFLQAIVILSLLTSPVFAVTIRLLPAVQMQGSLVRLGDIAEIAECDQATQKHLEDLTIGPAPAAGREFRIPLDTVRRELALRGIDQTDMRFVGATESIVTQERPKAIPKSVAPIANRQRVEHVEASIRTFLSQQSADLGTIEVTLEESSVATLPVELTPRLTLTIQGGQQPWTGLQQMTVSFTSTEGLPFSFPVACHVTQKPRLLALKHGLPRGQVIREIDLIWIDAESATDGFSEPSAVVGTETSKNIRALAAIQADDIRMLPLVRRNDIVAVTAQIGSISVMRYCKCHEEGTLGQFVTLSPLDSKERIVARVSGYRAAVISMNHQSAHQTPSPTLTQSTVKNLTPVKSTGLELIDTDTPNQPISNAGVIRQTSAQPQMTPLNRSSSSSHRVLANQPAQLP; translated from the coding sequence ATGAAATTTTTACAGGCAATTGTGATACTCTCTCTGCTGACCTCACCGGTTTTTGCAGTGACGATTCGGCTATTGCCTGCAGTACAGATGCAGGGATCGCTCGTGCGACTGGGAGACATCGCAGAAATCGCCGAATGTGATCAGGCAACTCAAAAACATCTGGAAGATTTGACCATCGGGCCGGCTCCTGCAGCCGGTCGAGAATTTCGGATACCACTCGATACCGTTCGTCGCGAACTTGCATTGCGGGGAATCGACCAAACCGATATGCGATTTGTGGGAGCAACAGAATCCATCGTGACTCAGGAACGTCCTAAAGCGATTCCCAAGTCTGTCGCGCCGATAGCAAATCGGCAACGCGTCGAGCATGTTGAAGCCTCCATACGAACTTTTCTTTCTCAACAATCTGCTGACCTGGGAACAATTGAAGTCACTCTGGAGGAATCCAGCGTCGCTACGCTGCCAGTAGAATTGACGCCGCGTTTAACGTTAACAATTCAAGGTGGTCAGCAGCCGTGGACCGGATTGCAGCAGATGACGGTATCGTTCACATCGACTGAGGGATTGCCATTTTCTTTTCCTGTCGCGTGTCACGTCACACAGAAACCCCGTTTGCTGGCACTTAAGCATGGCTTGCCACGCGGACAGGTCATCCGAGAAATCGATTTGATCTGGATTGATGCGGAATCTGCAACCGATGGGTTTTCTGAACCTTCAGCGGTTGTCGGAACTGAAACATCCAAAAACATAAGAGCCCTGGCTGCAATTCAAGCAGATGATATCCGCATGCTGCCTCTGGTTCGTCGGAATGATATTGTCGCCGTTACCGCTCAAATCGGATCAATTTCTGTGATGCGGTATTGCAAATGTCATGAAGAAGGAACACTCGGACAATTTGTAACGCTTTCTCCTTTGGACAGTAAAGAACGAATTGTGGCCCGCGTGTCTGGCTATCGTGCTGCCGTGATTTCGATGAACCATCAATCCGCGCACCAGACACCCTCACCGACACTCACACAATCAACAGTAAAGAACCTGACTCCCGTCAAATCGACGGGGCTGGAACTGATTGATACGGATACTCCCAATCAACCAATTTCGAATGCTGGAGTCATTCGTCAGACCTCAGCTCAACCACAGATGACGCCCCTGAATCGATCATCGTCAAGCTCACATCGTGTTCTGGCTAACCAGCCTGCTCAATTGCCTTAA
- the flgK gene encoding flagellar hook-associated protein FlgK, whose translation MGLNATLMTAGRSLELFTAGIQVAGQNVANANTPGYVREELGLGTNTPYEAGGLILGTGARDNGIRQQLDYHLEQQLHAANTDAGSADIRSEVYGRLELILGELGSGDLSSQLNAFSASINEVVNQPELISNRQIVLQEGAQLATSIQDIRANVDRTRTALTSDIKGYVDEVNGLVDSIAKLNTQIVRLESAGLNGSQAGGLRSERLTALNRLSELVPIRTNEHSTGSIDVHSGSDFLVLNGNSQHLETATKSDRGVITSEVNFAKSKSPVTSTSGELGGAIDARDNILGGFADDLDKYAQAVIQEVNLIHASGEGLKGYESVTATNTIDDTSASLNTAGLGLTPKHGSFEIKIYDRATEATVTTRINIDLDGLNGNDTSLDDLQTALDAVGNLSASIDNVGRLTLKADAGFEVKFSNDSSGALAALGINTFFQGKDSNDIAVNETLKNNPHLFAAGLGNGPGDNLNAQSLATFFANPSSRLGNVSLDDFYSSLTSQIASSSAAESALAEGFNSYHNSLGGLRLQNSGVSLDEEAINIMELQQSYAAAARIISTVDELFNVLLSI comes from the coding sequence ATGGGACTCAATGCAACATTAATGACCGCCGGGCGATCCCTTGAGCTGTTTACAGCTGGGATTCAGGTTGCCGGTCAGAACGTCGCCAACGCGAATACGCCCGGTTATGTTCGCGAAGAACTTGGTCTTGGAACCAATACGCCTTATGAAGCTGGTGGACTGATTCTGGGAACCGGGGCCCGCGATAACGGGATTCGTCAACAGCTCGATTACCATCTCGAACAGCAATTGCATGCCGCCAATACCGATGCAGGCAGTGCCGATATTCGCAGCGAAGTTTATGGTCGACTCGAGTTGATCCTGGGGGAATTGGGTTCTGGAGATCTCTCCTCGCAACTCAATGCATTTTCTGCTTCTATCAATGAGGTTGTTAATCAACCGGAGTTGATCAGCAATCGGCAAATCGTACTTCAAGAGGGAGCTCAACTAGCGACATCGATTCAGGATATCCGTGCAAATGTTGATCGGACTCGAACGGCTCTCACAAGCGATATCAAAGGCTATGTCGATGAAGTCAACGGGCTTGTCGATTCAATTGCGAAACTGAATACGCAAATTGTAAGACTGGAGTCAGCCGGTCTGAATGGCAGTCAGGCGGGTGGTCTCCGTTCGGAACGATTGACCGCGCTGAATCGTCTTTCCGAACTTGTTCCCATTCGCACGAACGAACATAGTACTGGCTCTATTGATGTCCATTCAGGGTCTGACTTCCTGGTCCTCAATGGTAACTCCCAGCACCTTGAGACGGCGACGAAATCCGACCGCGGTGTCATTACCAGCGAAGTCAATTTTGCAAAATCAAAATCTCCTGTAACATCCACTTCAGGAGAATTGGGAGGTGCGATTGATGCTCGGGACAATATTCTAGGGGGGTTTGCCGACGATCTGGACAAGTACGCTCAAGCAGTCATTCAGGAAGTGAACCTGATTCATGCCTCTGGAGAAGGCTTGAAAGGTTATGAGTCGGTCACTGCAACAAATACAATTGATGACACCTCGGCCAGCTTGAATACAGCCGGGCTGGGTTTGACTCCCAAACATGGCAGCTTTGAAATCAAGATTTATGATCGGGCTACAGAAGCGACTGTCACTACGCGAATCAATATCGATCTGGATGGTTTGAACGGGAATGATACTTCACTCGATGATCTTCAGACGGCTCTGGATGCCGTGGGAAACCTCTCAGCCAGCATCGACAATGTGGGCCGATTGACGCTCAAAGCAGATGCTGGATTTGAAGTCAAATTCAGTAACGACAGCAGCGGAGCACTGGCCGCTCTGGGAATCAACACCTTCTTTCAAGGCAAAGATTCCAACGATATTGCGGTGAACGAAACCCTGAAGAATAATCCACATCTGTTTGCTGCGGGTTTGGGGAATGGACCAGGAGACAATCTGAATGCACAGTCGTTAGCAACATTTTTTGCCAATCCTTCAAGTCGACTGGGGAATGTCAGCCTGGATGATTTCTACTCCAGTTTAACCTCACAGATCGCAAGTTCTTCAGCAGCCGAGTCCGCTTTGGCGGAGGGGTTCAATTCCTATCATAATTCGCTGGGGGGATTGCGCTTGCAGAATTCGGGAGTCAGCCTTGATGAAGAAGCCATCAATATTATGGAACTTCAGCAAAGTTATGCAGCAGCCGCGCGAATTATCAGTACGGTCGATGAATTGTTCAATGTGTTACTGAGTATTTAA
- the flgG gene encoding flagellar basal-body rod protein FlgG, whose product MSLRTMNTSATGMEANLFQLDVIANNLANAGTTGFKRSRAEFEDLFYEHFKLPGVVSPATGTETPTGIALGLGTNVRATQVDFRQGSPNLTGGTLDFMIQGEGFFQVVDSSGAIAYTRAGTFTPNASGDLVMSSANLGRLLEPNINIPANATDITVSVDGQVSYREAGNTTLTNAGQISLARFINPEGLIQGGENLYFASDASGSPITGFPDTEAFGTILQGALESSNVEPVKELVDLIKTQRNVELNSEALKAGDQMLQLVNNLRRF is encoded by the coding sequence ATGAGTTTACGAACAATGAATACATCCGCAACGGGCATGGAAGCCAATCTCTTCCAGCTCGATGTGATTGCGAACAATCTGGCGAACGCGGGGACAACGGGCTTCAAACGCAGCCGGGCCGAGTTTGAAGATCTGTTTTATGAACACTTCAAGTTGCCGGGCGTTGTCTCTCCAGCAACAGGAACGGAAACCCCAACAGGCATTGCACTTGGTTTGGGAACAAACGTGCGAGCCACTCAAGTGGACTTCCGACAGGGCTCCCCAAACCTGACTGGTGGCACCTTAGATTTTATGATTCAAGGAGAAGGCTTTTTTCAGGTGGTCGATTCCAGCGGGGCAATTGCCTACACGCGAGCTGGAACATTCACACCAAATGCCAGTGGTGATCTCGTCATGTCTTCAGCGAACCTGGGGAGATTGCTCGAACCGAACATTAATATCCCAGCCAATGCAACTGACATCACTGTCAGTGTCGACGGACAAGTTTCCTACCGCGAGGCTGGAAATACAACATTAACAAATGCCGGACAAATTTCTCTGGCCCGCTTCATCAATCCCGAAGGTTTGATTCAAGGTGGAGAAAACCTGTATTTTGCATCGGATGCATCCGGCTCTCCCATCACGGGATTTCCGGATACAGAAGCGTTCGGAACTATCCTGCAAGGAGCGTTAGAATCCTCGAATGTCGAACCGGTGAAAGAGCTGGTCGACCTGATCAAAACCCAGCGCAATGTCGAACTGAACAGTGAAGCCCTCAAAGCGGGCGATCAGATGCTGCAGCTTGTCAACAACTTACGCAGATTCTAA
- a CDS encoding flagellar basal body P-ring protein FlgI — protein MKFFHLHHCVKAIPLVILLMFSTTLSAQVRLESICTLHGHKEVRLTGMGLVIGLDGTGDGGDAGPTIRALATAMKNMNAPVLDPRELRDADNVAIVMIDATIPKTGLNRGQRLDCYVSSYLGAKSLRGGRLLISPLQMADIRDERLVGTASGALVIEDASIQTKARIPGGIVLEADLFQSSQYLSQIVDQSSGDPKIRLLLDESHSSFISARMITEVVNEAFAFESFDKQHAKAVSPSIIDVTIPKTWRETPIEFIAEIMDLKVTSPHSMSRVQVNTSTGVVILSGDVELSPVLINHPNLQITIGGSTNFIDGAQFRPLTDEQLTRTNSRLDQLVQALNQLGVPREAMIEVLRELSRSGKLHAIYEEI, from the coding sequence ATGAAGTTCTTTCATCTCCATCATTGTGTGAAAGCCATTCCCCTGGTCATCCTGCTGATGTTCAGCACAACACTTTCTGCACAGGTGCGTCTGGAGAGTATTTGCACTTTGCATGGGCATAAGGAAGTCCGCTTGACTGGTATGGGGCTGGTGATTGGATTGGATGGAACAGGAGATGGTGGTGATGCCGGGCCAACGATTCGGGCATTGGCTACCGCGATGAAAAATATGAATGCCCCCGTGCTCGACCCTCGGGAACTTCGGGATGCAGATAACGTTGCGATTGTGATGATCGATGCCACCATTCCGAAAACCGGACTCAATCGTGGACAACGGCTCGATTGCTATGTCAGCTCCTATCTCGGTGCAAAAAGCCTTCGCGGGGGACGCTTGTTGATCTCCCCTCTGCAAATGGCTGATATTCGCGATGAACGACTGGTCGGAACCGCTTCCGGAGCACTTGTGATTGAAGATGCGTCCATACAAACGAAGGCCAGAATTCCCGGCGGTATCGTTCTCGAAGCCGACCTCTTTCAGAGCTCGCAGTATCTTTCGCAAATTGTCGATCAATCCTCCGGCGATCCTAAAATCCGACTTTTGCTCGATGAATCTCACTCGAGTTTCATTTCTGCTCGAATGATCACTGAAGTCGTCAACGAAGCGTTTGCTTTTGAATCGTTCGATAAACAACATGCGAAAGCAGTCAGCCCCAGTATTATTGATGTCACGATCCCTAAGACTTGGCGAGAGACGCCAATTGAGTTCATTGCCGAAATTATGGACTTGAAAGTAACCTCACCACACAGCATGTCACGCGTGCAGGTGAATACATCGACTGGAGTTGTGATTCTTTCCGGCGATGTCGAATTGAGCCCTGTGCTGATCAATCATCCCAACTTACAAATCACGATCGGCGGCTCTACAAACTTCATCGATGGAGCTCAGTTTCGTCCTCTGACCGATGAGCAATTGACACGCACCAACTCCAGACTCGACCAGCTTGTACAGGCTCTTAATCAACTCGGCGTTCCTCGCGAAGCGATGATTGAAGTCCTCCGAGAACTTTCCCGCTCCGGCAAACTCCACGCAATTTACGAAGAGATTTAG
- a CDS encoding flagellar basal body L-ring protein FlgH, with amino-acid sequence MKIKLLIGLILLAMGSSKSVLAQGPSPFDEYSQPQSQQPYQPQSQYPYQQPPAQDYRQMPQQAPMPSYQLPPPSVKDFSLIYIDEPPLKEYMINDIVTVIVSERSEVTLNSRFNRQRTSTFKSELKDFVRLNDGLRLENSATTSPAIDASQQERLQTTGQVTDAEGITYRIAATIVDIRPNGNIVLEARKSIDANDDLWEYTLHGEIRFEDIANNNTVLSENIANLNIEKRQKGRVYSSTNRRWGTKIMDVIWPF; translated from the coding sequence ATGAAAATTAAACTTCTTATTGGTTTGATACTGCTCGCAATGGGCTCATCAAAAAGTGTGCTGGCGCAGGGGCCGTCACCCTTTGATGAATATAGTCAACCGCAGTCTCAGCAACCCTATCAGCCGCAGTCTCAATATCCGTATCAGCAGCCACCAGCTCAAGATTACAGACAGATGCCTCAGCAGGCTCCTATGCCCTCCTATCAATTGCCACCTCCGTCGGTAAAAGATTTTTCGCTGATCTATATAGATGAACCTCCTCTCAAGGAATACATGATCAACGACATCGTGACCGTGATCGTCAGTGAACGGTCGGAAGTGACGCTTAATTCCCGATTCAATCGTCAGCGAACATCGACATTCAAGTCGGAATTAAAAGACTTTGTTCGCCTGAACGATGGATTGAGACTTGAGAACTCCGCCACCACCAGTCCAGCGATTGATGCCAGTCAACAGGAGCGACTGCAAACCACCGGTCAGGTGACCGATGCCGAGGGAATCACCTATCGAATCGCGGCTACCATCGTCGATATCCGTCCGAATGGAAACATTGTGCTTGAAGCTCGGAAAAGTATCGATGCCAACGATGACCTGTGGGAATACACTTTGCATGGCGAAATTCGTTTTGAAGATATCGCAAATAACAACACGGTCCTCAGTGAAAATATTGCGAATCTGAATATCGAAAAACGACAAAAAGGCCGTGTTTACTCAAGTACAAATCGTCGCTGGGGAACGAAAATCATGGATGTGATCTGGCCTTTCTAA